In one uncultured Methanoregula sp. genomic region, the following are encoded:
- a CDS encoding MarR family transcriptional regulator: MNSPIPDDIPFGAILSIINRGRFVFLNDHLRPLGLSAGQFPVLMLLYKEQNITQDTLVRHYHLDKGTIARAVKKLEAAGYIRRIVDPTSRRAVRLFLTEKGVQVIPRLKEIYSEWDERVFAGLSGEEKDTIEDLMHSIAKNSCRIRQYTGGLSHADS, encoded by the coding sequence ATGAATTCACCCATCCCGGACGATATCCCATTCGGGGCGATCCTATCCATCATAAATCGCGGGAGGTTCGTCTTTCTCAACGATCACCTCAGGCCGCTTGGTCTCTCTGCCGGCCAGTTCCCGGTCCTGATGCTCCTTTACAAGGAACAGAATATCACGCAGGATACGCTGGTCCGGCATTATCATCTCGACAAGGGTACAATTGCCCGGGCAGTAAAGAAACTCGAAGCTGCCGGGTATATCCGGCGGATCGTGGATCCCACCAGCCGCAGGGCAGTCCGCCTCTTCCTCACAGAAAAAGGGGTGCAGGTAATACCCCGCCTGAAGGAAATATACAGCGAATGGGACGAACGGGTTTTTGCCGGCCTGTCTGGAGAGGAGAAGGATACAATAGAAGACCTGATGCATAGCATCGCAAAGAACAGTTGCCGTATCCGGCAATATACCGGAGGGCTTTCCCATGCAGACAGCTGA
- a CDS encoding DHHA1 domain-containing protein produces the protein MSLETTAEIVAGKIRRQEFVEVFAHHDADGIAAASILCHAMSRAGIRFRLRVRAELTSADITGDAAYLLCDIGAAIKDLPVTTMVVDHHMPEFEGEFHVNPRLAGIDGDRELSAAGTAYFVAQQMGDNRDLAGLVIPGIIGDGQEMAGKNLEIFNDGIANGIIVPDRGLKLPGRDMTERWYMATSPYLSGISGDERIITGILDRAHDQAKGANETRLDNLLSRVVLEAAQKTTLTGLTAIYGDTYHLQREVIEDAHALAAVIDACGKTGHGDIGATLCLRSSLGIDEAWEIARQHRVRVIEAVKGARQHEGASGVYEIQGDMLASDVADILARDLQNESPILVYAQGKGSCHLSARCPHGTSANLGPKVRELAAACGGTGGGHLFRAGATIPCDRITEFAKGWQEALAS, from the coding sequence ATGTCGCTTGAAACCACCGCAGAGATCGTTGCCGGGAAGATCCGGAGGCAGGAGTTTGTCGAGGTGTTCGCTCACCACGACGCAGACGGCATAGCCGCCGCCTCGATCCTCTGCCACGCGATGAGCCGGGCGGGCATCCGCTTCCGGCTCCGGGTCCGGGCAGAACTTACCTCCGCCGACATTACAGGAGATGCAGCATACCTTCTCTGTGATATCGGCGCAGCCATCAAAGACCTGCCGGTGACGACGATGGTGGTCGATCACCACATGCCGGAATTCGAAGGCGAGTTCCACGTAAACCCGCGCCTTGCAGGAATAGATGGCGACCGGGAACTCTCGGCAGCAGGCACCGCATATTTCGTTGCCCAGCAGATGGGAGACAACCGCGACCTAGCCGGTCTCGTGATACCGGGTATCATCGGGGACGGCCAGGAGATGGCAGGCAAGAACCTCGAGATCTTCAACGACGGCATTGCAAACGGGATCATCGTCCCGGACCGGGGACTTAAACTCCCGGGCAGGGATATGACCGAACGGTGGTACATGGCAACGAGCCCGTACCTGAGCGGTATCAGTGGCGACGAGAGGATCATCACCGGCATCCTTGACCGGGCGCATGACCAGGCAAAAGGTGCAAACGAGACCCGGCTCGACAACCTGCTCTCAAGGGTGGTGCTCGAAGCAGCCCAAAAAACGACATTAACGGGCCTGACGGCCATCTACGGCGACACGTACCACCTCCAGCGCGAAGTTATCGAGGATGCCCACGCCCTTGCAGCGGTCATCGACGCCTGCGGCAAGACCGGCCACGGTGACATAGGGGCAACCCTCTGCCTGCGGTCCTCCCTCGGGATCGACGAGGCCTGGGAGATCGCACGGCAGCACCGGGTCAGGGTTATCGAAGCGGTGAAAGGTGCACGGCAGCACGAGGGTGCATCCGGGGTGTACGAAATTCAGGGCGATATGCTCGCAAGCGATGTCGCGGATATCCTTGCCCGTGATCTCCAGAACGAATCCCCGATCCTCGTCTACGCACAGGGCAAGGGGTCATGCCACCTCTCCGCACGCTGCCCGCACGGCACCAGCGCAAATCTCGGGCCGAAAGTCCGGGAGCTGGCGGCTGCCTGCGGGGGAACCGGCGGGGGCCACCTGTTCCGGGCGGGGGCAACAATCCCCTGCGACCGGATCACAGAGTTCGCCAAAGGGTGGCAGGAGGCGCTTGCCTCATGA
- a CDS encoding MFS transporter, with amino-acid sequence MSSVITDPLRQKLLLFAVAFGVVMDGIDGSIVNVALPTMAAAFGTDTGTIAWVIITYLLMMAGLLLVFGKLADRGHAKRLFLLGFLIFTLSSFACGISPSLDILLAARLVQGLGAAMIAAVAPLLCIRYLPGKMLGAALGVIAATSSIGFAAGPAIGGILTQHLSWHWIFLVNIPIGIIGILFAARVIPGDEPEKHTASFDYPGAVTLFGAMVFCTFVLEEVAARGITDPLILTCSALCLLCTGLFVTRELTTPAPFVNIRIFSKWQFTAVTGAYLLVNVIFMGILYLLPFYLTMEMHFDLATSGLYLLIPPAVIAIISVPFGKWSDRRGRRAFAVAACGFIVIYSAIFVVLSPGSGIIPLLASLILMGVAFGIAAGPASSRIIESAPPGEGGTGSSLMVTTIYFGGVLGTAIYAAFFTFATANAGGVVAFTNLDPATFLSGFHVTMAAGLMLSVVPLVLSAIVPDERKQGA; translated from the coding sequence ATGTCCTCCGTCATCACCGATCCACTCCGCCAGAAACTCCTGCTATTTGCAGTTGCTTTTGGTGTAGTAATGGATGGGATCGACGGATCGATCGTGAATGTGGCGCTTCCAACGATGGCGGCGGCATTCGGCACTGATACCGGGACGATAGCGTGGGTCATTATTACCTACCTGCTGATGATGGCAGGACTCCTCCTCGTTTTCGGGAAACTCGCGGACCGGGGTCATGCAAAAAGACTGTTCCTCCTGGGGTTTCTCATCTTCACCCTCAGCTCTTTTGCCTGCGGGATCTCCCCGTCGCTGGATATCCTGCTCGCTGCACGCCTCGTGCAGGGACTCGGGGCTGCGATGATTGCAGCCGTTGCACCCCTGCTCTGCATCCGGTACCTCCCGGGAAAGATGCTCGGGGCTGCTCTCGGGGTCATCGCCGCAACGAGTTCGATCGGGTTTGCCGCAGGGCCGGCAATCGGGGGAATCCTCACCCAGCACCTCTCGTGGCACTGGATATTCCTTGTCAATATCCCGATCGGCATCATCGGGATTCTCTTTGCTGCCAGAGTGATTCCGGGCGATGAACCGGAAAAACATACAGCTTCCTTCGATTACCCGGGCGCCGTTACGCTCTTTGGCGCCATGGTCTTCTGTACCTTCGTGCTGGAAGAGGTTGCAGCCCGTGGCATAACCGACCCGCTGATCCTCACCTGTAGTGCGCTCTGCCTGCTGTGCACGGGACTGTTTGTCACAAGGGAACTCACGACCCCGGCGCCGTTTGTGAACATCCGGATCTTCTCGAAGTGGCAGTTCACGGCTGTCACCGGGGCATACCTGCTGGTCAATGTCATCTTCATGGGCATCCTGTACCTGCTCCCGTTCTATCTCACGATGGAGATGCACTTCGATCTTGCAACGAGCGGCCTGTATCTCCTCATCCCGCCGGCAGTGATCGCCATCATCAGTGTCCCGTTCGGGAAGTGGTCGGACCGGCGCGGCCGCCGGGCATTTGCCGTCGCAGCCTGCGGGTTTATCGTCATTTACAGCGCTATCTTCGTGGTCCTCTCCCCCGGATCCGGGATCATTCCCCTTCTTGCCAGCCTCATCCTGATGGGGGTTGCTTTCGGGATTGCTGCCGGGCCCGCTTCAAGCAGGATCATCGAGAGCGCACCACCGGGAGAGGGGGGCACCGGGTCCTCGCTGATGGTCACGACCATCTATTTCGGCGGTGTTCTCGGGACGGCGATCTATGCAGCGTTCTTCACCTTCGCTACCGCGAATGCCGGCGGGGTTGTCGCTTTTACCAATCTCGATCCAGCAACATTCCTGTCCGGGTTCCATGTAACGATGGCAGCAGGCCTCATGCTTTCGGTGGTCCCGCTGGTGCTCTCGGCAATCGTGCCGGACGAGCGAAAGCAAGGTGCATGA
- a CDS encoding MATE family efflux transporter, translating to MQTADAPDKTADTPAGKEMREGISLLMGDPKKAIVKLSGPMIVAMFLMSTYNIVNAIWVAGLGSDALAAVGFITPLFMVLIGIGSGLGAGAASVISRRIGAKDKAGADNAAVHAILITLIISAVLTIPLILLTGPIVHLFGAGKTAGLAIEYGQVVFLGMALILFTNIGYAILRAEGDAKRAMYVMGASSVLNMILDPLLIYTAGMGIAGAAWGMIISLIMVSAVMLYWFIGKKDTYVAISFGSFSWDKKTARDILGIGIPASTEFLLMAILAIFINSLLVATAGTDAVAIYTAGWRVVFFAIIPLIAIGTSVISVAGAAYGARNYMKIRTAHTFSVTLGIAISLVVSAITFIFAHQIAVIFTYSADSAHLAPEIAAFLATMCLFYPFVPPGIMSGSIFQATGKGMTSLVITVLRNLVFIAVFTYLFGIVLGFGEHGVWWGIVAGDIMGGTVAYIWARTYISRLIRNQ from the coding sequence ATGCAGACAGCTGATGCACCCGACAAGACGGCAGATACTCCGGCCGGAAAAGAGATGCGCGAAGGGATCTCTCTCCTGATGGGCGACCCGAAAAAAGCGATCGTGAAACTGTCCGGGCCCATGATCGTTGCGATGTTCCTGATGTCCACCTACAACATCGTCAACGCCATCTGGGTGGCAGGCCTTGGCTCGGACGCCCTCGCAGCAGTCGGGTTCATCACCCCGCTCTTCATGGTTCTCATCGGCATCGGGAGCGGTCTTGGTGCAGGAGCGGCATCCGTCATCTCCCGCCGCATCGGTGCAAAGGACAAGGCCGGGGCGGACAATGCGGCAGTCCACGCAATTCTTATCACCCTGATCATATCGGCAGTCCTGACCATCCCGCTCATCCTCCTCACCGGCCCCATCGTCCATCTTTTCGGTGCAGGAAAAACAGCAGGCCTTGCCATCGAATACGGGCAGGTCGTCTTCCTCGGGATGGCCCTCATCCTCTTCACGAACATCGGGTACGCGATCCTCAGGGCCGAGGGGGATGCCAAGCGGGCCATGTATGTCATGGGGGCATCTTCAGTCCTGAATATGATCCTCGATCCCCTGCTCATCTACACCGCGGGCATGGGAATTGCCGGCGCTGCGTGGGGAATGATCATCTCCTTAATCATGGTCTCCGCGGTCATGCTGTACTGGTTTATCGGGAAGAAGGACACCTATGTTGCCATCTCGTTTGGATCGTTCTCGTGGGATAAGAAGACCGCCCGGGATATTCTCGGGATCGGCATCCCGGCAAGCACCGAGTTCCTGCTCATGGCAATCCTCGCGATCTTCATCAACAGCCTGCTGGTCGCAACCGCAGGTACTGATGCCGTCGCAATCTATACTGCCGGGTGGCGGGTCGTCTTCTTTGCCATCATTCCCCTGATCGCAATCGGTACTTCGGTCATATCGGTTGCCGGAGCTGCGTACGGTGCAAGAAACTACATGAAGATCCGGACTGCCCATACATTCTCGGTCACCCTCGGGATCGCGATCTCCCTCGTGGTCAGTGCAATAACATTCATCTTTGCCCACCAGATTGCGGTCATCTTCACGTACTCGGCAGACAGCGCTCACCTCGCACCGGAGATCGCGGCGTTCCTCGCCACCATGTGCCTCTTTTACCCGTTCGTTCCCCCGGGCATCATGTCAGGATCGATCTTCCAGGCAACGGGAAAAGGGATGACATCGCTCGTTATCACGGTCCTGCGGAACCTGGTCTTCATCGCGGTCTTTACTTACCTCTTCGGGATCGTTCTCGGGTTCGGCGAGCACGGGGTCTGGTGGGGGATTGTAGCCGGGGACATCATGGGAGGAACCGTTGCATATATCTGGGCCAGGACCTACATCTCGCGGCTGATCAGGAACCAGTAG
- a CDS encoding cation diffusion facilitator family transporter, producing the protein MAGQNMHEHDHGHDKKRSLRWAIGLTALVCLAEIGGGLLSGSLSLLGDAAHMLQDTVALFLSLGAIIIAEQLPTPTRTFGYHRVEIGAAVANGLLLIMVSVLIITQALERFAQPRAIESTVMLGVAVIGLMANIAAACMLHGSHDLNVKSAFLHVIGDTLSSIAVIVAAVWIALTGQTLIDPVLGILIAGVIIISSFSIMREAFAILLQFAPRGIDISEIIRDMESVEGVGSVHNIHFWTLCPNINILDAHVYSCETNARHIETMRAEIKRRLEKYLIGHSTLEFECERCGDCRVVQELRD; encoded by the coding sequence ATGGCTGGACAAAACATGCACGAACACGACCATGGGCACGACAAGAAGAGATCCTTACGCTGGGCCATCGGACTGACTGCGCTGGTTTGCCTGGCAGAAATTGGCGGCGGTCTTCTCTCAGGCTCCCTCTCGCTTCTCGGAGATGCAGCCCACATGCTCCAGGATACGGTCGCCCTCTTCCTCTCCCTTGGGGCGATCATAATTGCGGAACAACTCCCGACACCCACACGGACATTCGGGTATCATCGGGTGGAGATCGGAGCGGCGGTGGCTAACGGGCTCCTGCTCATTATGGTGAGCGTCCTCATCATAACGCAGGCGCTGGAGCGGTTCGCCCAGCCCCGGGCGATCGAGAGCACGGTAATGCTCGGTGTCGCGGTCATCGGACTTATGGCCAACATCGCGGCAGCATGCATGCTGCACGGGAGCCACGATCTGAACGTGAAGAGCGCATTCCTCCACGTCATCGGCGACACCCTCTCGTCCATTGCAGTCATTGTTGCAGCGGTGTGGATCGCCCTGACCGGGCAGACACTGATTGATCCCGTGCTGGGCATCCTGATAGCAGGGGTCATCATCATCTCCTCGTTCTCTATCATGCGGGAAGCTTTTGCGATTCTCCTCCAGTTTGCGCCACGGGGGATTGATATCAGCGAGATTATCCGGGACATGGAGTCCGTTGAGGGTGTCGGGAGCGTGCACAATATCCACTTCTGGACGCTCTGCCCGAATATCAACATCCTTGATGCCCACGTCTACTCCTGCGAGACGAATGCCCGGCACATCGAAACAATGAGGGCAGAGATCAAACGCCGTCTTGAAAAATACCTGATCGGGCATTCGACGCTGGAGTTCGAATGCGAGAGATGCGGGGACTGCCGAGTAGTACAGGAATTGCGGGACTAG
- a CDS encoding 30S ribosomal protein S3ae → MAKKKQVGRRVEGWKAKSWYKVHVPDNLGKAYIGDTIANDAESVVGRIMTATLGEITNDYAKQHVKMSFKIATVTGDAAYTEFVGHEVTRDYLRSLVKRRSSRVDCHVPIVTKDNKKVHLTISCYTFARANIAQEHAIRGVITSALTAQAQAWDLTTLLNSIVSGEISRDLFKAVKTIYPTRRVEVIKSKVEPVAAPVDTT, encoded by the coding sequence ATGGCAAAGAAGAAACAGGTTGGAAGAAGAGTAGAAGGCTGGAAAGCCAAGAGCTGGTACAAGGTGCACGTCCCCGACAACCTCGGCAAGGCGTACATCGGCGATACCATTGCAAACGATGCTGAGAGTGTCGTTGGCAGGATCATGACCGCAACGCTCGGAGAGATCACCAACGATTACGCAAAACAGCACGTCAAGATGAGCTTCAAGATTGCAACCGTCACCGGCGACGCGGCCTACACCGAGTTCGTAGGCCACGAAGTCACCCGCGACTATCTCCGCTCGCTCGTCAAGCGCCGGAGCTCCCGCGTGGACTGCCACGTCCCGATCGTGACCAAGGACAACAAGAAGGTCCACCTGACCATCAGCTGCTACACCTTCGCCCGGGCAAACATTGCCCAGGAGCACGCAATCCGTGGCGTTATCACGTCTGCGCTCACTGCGCAGGCACAGGCCTGGGACTTGACAACGCTCCTCAACAGCATTGTCTCCGGCGAGATCTCACGGGATCTCTTCAAGGCAGTCAAGACCATCTACCCCACCCGCAGGGTAGAGGTCATCAAGTCCAAGGTTGAGCCGGTCGCAGCACCGGTCGACACGACCTGA
- a CDS encoding helix-turn-helix domain-containing protein — protein MKEPHAGHNDLCLCPLTGLLDVIAKKWALLIIAILGNEGESGFNELKRELGTISPKPLSDTLKNLEGTGLIRRTILATSPPSVRYSLTPDGWELRGYLVPMLQWVSRRDGEGQPGCPIRAGTGQSASRVIKTARLIPDQK, from the coding sequence ATGAAGGAACCACACGCAGGACATAACGATCTCTGCCTCTGCCCGCTCACAGGTCTCCTCGATGTGATAGCAAAGAAATGGGCACTCCTGATCATTGCCATCCTCGGGAATGAAGGTGAGAGTGGCTTTAATGAACTTAAAAGAGAGCTTGGCACCATCTCCCCAAAGCCGCTCTCGGACACGCTGAAGAACCTCGAAGGAACCGGCCTCATCAGGAGAACGATTCTTGCTACATCTCCCCCTTCCGTGAGATACTCGCTGACTCCTGACGGCTGGGAACTGAGGGGATATCTTGTGCCGATGCTTCAGTGGGTTTCCCGCCGTGACGGTGAGGGACAGCCGGGCTGCCCGATACGTGCAGGAACCGGTCAGTCGGCATCCAGAGTGATCAAAACTGCCCGATTGATACCGGATCAGAAATAA
- a CDS encoding Era-like GTP-binding protein, whose protein sequence is MKIFYQTFGTAKKKFSNFLNRFFKKKRTRIGIYGPPNAGKTTLANRIARDWTGDAVGPVSEIPHETRRARKKEDVIISGANGDTITMDIVDTPGVTTKIDYHEFLEFGMEKDEAIIRAREATEGVAEAMHWLREDIDGVLYMLDSTLDPFMQVNIMMIGIIESRNLPVIIVANKIDLPDAAPARIRSAFPQHPVVAISGLEGRNVEDLYEMMLEYFG, encoded by the coding sequence ATGAAAATTTTTTACCAGACGTTTGGTACGGCAAAGAAGAAATTTTCAAACTTCCTTAACCGGTTTTTCAAGAAGAAGCGGACCCGGATCGGTATTTACGGCCCGCCCAATGCAGGAAAAACCACGCTCGCAAACCGCATCGCCCGGGACTGGACCGGCGATGCCGTCGGCCCCGTGAGCGAGATCCCCCACGAAACCCGCAGGGCAAGAAAGAAAGAAGACGTCATCATCTCCGGTGCAAACGGCGATACGATCACGATGGATATCGTGGATACACCTGGCGTCACCACCAAGATCGATTACCACGAGTTCCTTGAGTTCGGGATGGAGAAGGACGAGGCGATCATCCGTGCGCGGGAAGCGACCGAAGGTGTTGCGGAAGCAATGCACTGGCTGCGCGAGGATATTGACGGAGTCCTGTACATGCTGGATTCTACCCTTGACCCCTTCATGCAGGTCAATATCATGATGATCGGGATCATCGAGAGCCGGAACCTGCCGGTGATCATCGTGGCCAACAAGATAGACCTGCCGGATGCAGCACCGGCACGGATCCGCAGCGCGTTCCCCCAGCACCCGGTGGTGGCCATATCGGGACTTGAAGGCAGGAACGTTGAAGATCTCTACGAGATGATGCTCGAATACTTCGGGTGA
- a CDS encoding Zn-ribbon domain-containing protein — protein sequence MPHKCTKCGREYKDGSTEILKGCASCGGKKFLYIKEGELNKDVLEEKSIEEIAEESHEEVLEIVEPKKKEVEMYDRVETIRIVSPGSYELNLEKMAESDERIVSVGKEGSYIIDLMSMAKEQPKKKAATEKKKR from the coding sequence ATGCCGCACAAGTGTACGAAATGCGGGCGGGAATACAAGGACGGATCGACCGAGATCCTGAAAGGGTGTGCCAGTTGCGGCGGCAAGAAGTTCCTTTACATCAAGGAGGGAGAACTCAACAAAGATGTGCTCGAAGAGAAGTCCATCGAGGAGATCGCCGAGGAGTCACACGAAGAGGTTCTCGAGATAGTCGAGCCGAAGAAAAAAGAAGTGGAGATGTACGACCGGGTGGAGACCATCCGGATCGTCTCTCCCGGCTCGTACGAGCTGAACCTCGAGAAGATGGCTGAAAGCGACGAACGGATCGTGAGCGTGGGCAAAGAAGGCAGCTACATCATCGATCTCATGTCCATGGCAAAAGAACAGCCGAAAAAGAAGGCAGCCACAGAAAAGAAGAAGAGATAA
- a CDS encoding CBS domain-containing protein, with translation MRTAQDFIIEIPVLKPSDQITKARQILRDDRFREVYVADAKRNLLGYVDITDGLRETSTKSNVTIQGFIRDAPMADPGDSIERVAKMMREYHTDSAAVVSPTPRLVGGVLLADLFPVIISRNELHGLVADRMTKKVKAADPADELQRIYTMIMESGYSAFPVIKKKRLVGIVSRRDLISAHHVRSELARNARTRLEDVMTKDVFTTSPEEPVSSAAEMLVAHDVSLLPVVDGDHLIGVINRHDILAALA, from the coding sequence ATGAGGACAGCACAGGATTTCATCATCGAGATCCCTGTGCTGAAACCAAGCGACCAGATAACCAAGGCACGGCAGATCTTGAGAGATGACCGGTTCCGTGAGGTCTATGTCGCGGATGCAAAGCGAAACCTGCTCGGGTATGTCGATATCACCGACGGCCTGAGGGAAACTTCCACGAAATCGAACGTGACAATCCAGGGATTCATCAGGGATGCCCCGATGGCCGATCCCGGGGATTCCATCGAGCGTGTAGCAAAAATGATGCGGGAGTACCATACGGACAGTGCAGCAGTGGTCAGCCCAACGCCCCGGCTGGTGGGGGGGGTGCTCCTTGCCGATCTCTTCCCGGTCATCATCTCACGTAACGAACTGCACGGCCTGGTAGCTGACCGGATGACAAAAAAAGTGAAAGCGGCAGATCCTGCCGATGAGCTCCAGCGGATATACACGATGATCATGGAGAGCGGGTATTCCGCATTTCCTGTCATTAAGAAGAAACGGCTCGTTGGCATAGTCTCGCGGCGTGATCTCATCAGCGCACATCATGTCCGGTCGGAACTTGCCCGCAATGCGAGGACGCGTCTTGAGGACGTGATGACCAAGGATGTGTTCACGACATCTCCCGAAGAACCGGTCAGCTCTGCAGCTGAGATGCTTGTCGCGCATGATGTCAGCCTGCTGCCGGTGGTGGATGGAGATCATCTCATCGGTGTGATAAACCGGCATGATATTCTTGCCGCGCTCGCGTGA
- a CDS encoding transglutaminase domain-containing protein, whose product MSEKFRLLLISALGVFSVLFILWIYSNPYLIFSTLSCPAFCLNPSYEENIIQPNLFFREKYVKEIYPLGNAKITAEITKVQSIADPELKLDEIFRWEMEDWHNPNWEPSSFSPTNGSISYFSYQNNISKTRANPDFYLRFFRPQTPDGVFYCNDPQWIAYNKVGACQELSNLFEHMAQKAGIESRTVQTVNHQWAEVKVNGEWKYYDPWCAIEHGYYNATDGNLTFKSKWYNYPEYFRDNCHGLAYINFYNDIVPNPLATQVYSISYSIHDFKKLF is encoded by the coding sequence ATGTCAGAAAAATTTCGATTGTTATTGATATCAGCATTAGGCGTTTTCTCCGTTCTATTTATTTTGTGGATTTACAGTAATCCATATCTTATATTCTCTACTCTTTCGTGCCCAGCATTTTGTCTAAATCCTTCTTATGAGGAAAATATAATACAACCAAATCTTTTTTTTAGAGAGAAGTACGTTAAAGAAATCTATCCACTTGGTAATGCGAAAATTACCGCAGAAATAACAAAAGTTCAGAGTATTGCCGATCCTGAATTAAAATTAGATGAAATTTTTCGCTGGGAAATGGAAGATTGGCACAATCCAAATTGGGAACCCAGTAGTTTCTCTCCTACTAATGGTTCTATTTCCTATTTTAGTTATCAAAATAATATTTCAAAAACAAGGGCAAATCCAGATTTTTATCTCCGGTTTTTTAGACCGCAGACTCCAGATGGTGTATTTTATTGTAACGATCCACAATGGATTGCTTACAATAAGGTTGGAGCTTGCCAAGAATTATCCAATTTATTTGAACATATGGCTCAAAAAGCTGGAATTGAGTCAAGAACGGTACAAACTGTAAATCATCAATGGGCGGAAGTAAAGGTAAACGGAGAGTGGAAATATTATGATCCTTGGTGCGCAATTGAGCATGGGTACTATAATGCAACTGATGGCAATCTAACATTTAAGTCAAAATGGTATAATTACCCTGAATATTTTAGAGACAATTGTCATGGATTAGCCTATATCAATTTTTACAACGATATCGTCCCAAATCCCTTAGCAACGCAGGTGTATTCAATATCGTATTCAATACATGACTTCAAGAAATTATTTTAG
- a CDS encoding KEOPS complex subunit Pcc1 has translation MMQIEGRITTVHAKAGCVAAALKPDNLRSMTTTAHGNRVVTTITGTQLRSVIASVDDYLMNLAIAEDACSIRNDRTILKE, from the coding sequence ATGATGCAGATCGAGGGCCGGATCACCACCGTCCATGCAAAGGCCGGCTGTGTTGCAGCAGCACTGAAGCCGGACAACCTGCGCAGCATGACGACGACAGCACACGGCAACCGGGTCGTAACAACCATCACCGGCACACAGCTCCGGTCGGTCATCGCATCCGTGGATGATTATCTGATGAACCTGGCAATTGCAGAGGATGCATGTTCCATCCGCAATGACAGGACAATCCTAAAAGAGTGA
- a CDS encoding CBS domain-containing protein, with protein sequence MKKTSNAIRFETRVPLKEVMRHDPTTISSNATVAKAAASMCHDDVGSCIVLQHNLPVGIVTEQDINCKVVAKDLRPSTVHVNEIMSTPLITVSAEKTVGDAAHMMVKHKVRRLPVIDENKKVIGIVTVRDLLTVSNELNELLTDLIEINREEIVDQGMCSRCSQMSDDLKRVDSVLLCARCREEDNIT encoded by the coding sequence ATGAAAAAGACATCCAACGCAATCCGCTTCGAGACCCGTGTTCCCTTAAAAGAGGTGATGCGGCACGACCCGACCACAATCAGTTCAAATGCCACGGTTGCAAAAGCGGCAGCGTCAATGTGCCACGACGATGTAGGAAGCTGCATCGTCCTCCAGCACAACCTGCCCGTAGGCATCGTGACTGAACAGGACATCAACTGCAAGGTCGTTGCAAAGGATCTCAGGCCCAGTACAGTGCACGTGAACGAAATCATGAGCACGCCACTCATTACGGTGAGTGCGGAAAAAACAGTAGGCGATGCCGCTCACATGATGGTGAAGCACAAGGTCAGGAGACTCCCCGTTATCGATGAAAACAAGAAAGTTATCGGTATTGTAACCGTACGGGATCTCCTGACTGTCTCCAACGAGCTCAACGAACTCTTAACCGATCTTATCGAGATCAACCGGGAAGAGATCGTTGATCAGGGCATGTGCAGCCGCTGCAGCCAGATGTCTGATGATCTTAAGCGGGTGGACAGTGTTCTGCTCTGTGCCCGCTGCCGCGAGGAGGACAATATCACATGA
- a CDS encoding 30S ribosomal protein S15 — translation MARMHARRRGKSCSVRPYRKQAPAWSNTDTKAIEKIILDLRKEGASSAKIGLVLRDRYGVPDVKLATGKRIGDILRENKAASEIPEDLRDLMIKALGLRKHLAENKKDLHNKRQLQLVESKVRRLVKYYTGSKKLPKEFVYKPENAEILLSR, via the coding sequence ATGGCACGAATGCACGCCCGCAGAAGGGGCAAGTCATGCTCCGTGCGCCCCTACCGGAAACAGGCACCCGCGTGGTCCAACACGGACACAAAGGCGATCGAGAAGATCATCCTGGATCTGAGAAAGGAAGGCGCATCGAGCGCAAAGATCGGACTGGTTCTCCGGGACCGCTACGGCGTTCCTGACGTAAAACTTGCCACCGGCAAGCGTATCGGGGATATCCTGAGAGAGAACAAGGCCGCATCCGAGATCCCCGAGGATCTCCGCGACCTGATGATCAAAGCACTGGGCTTGAGGAAGCACCTTGCCGAGAACAAGAAGGACCTGCACAACAAGCGCCAGCTCCAGCTGGTGGAATCCAAGGTCCGCAGGCTTGTAAAATACTACACGGGAAGCAAGAAACTACCCAAAGAGTTCGTATACAAGCCGGAGAACGCAGAAATCCTGCTGTCCCGCTGA